The proteins below come from a single Candidatus Methylomirabilota bacterium genomic window:
- a CDS encoding DmsE family decaheme c-type cytochrome — MSRRSSLSAGIGPALGALLIVLALSSCRPVQTASPRPLAPPSAEAGYVGAETCKGCHQEQFEKFSHTKMGRLFLHQPRNEWERAACETCHGPGKAHVEAGGGKGVGGLISFGKKDPTPVEQRNAVCLTCHERTARLFWQGSPHESRDVACTNCHRIMEDVSPKFQLAKATEIETCGQCHLERRAQQMRSSHMPLREGKMTCTSCHNPHGSVTPTLLKENSVNDTCFTCHAEKRGPFLWEHAPVTESCTNCHDPHGSNHENMLKVAKPRLCQQCHVETRHPTRPYGTDPGSLKFVLGRACASCHVNIHGSNHPSGFAFTR; from the coding sequence CGACGGAGTAGTCTGTCGGCTGGTATCGGTCCCGCCCTCGGCGCCCTGCTCATCGTCCTCGCGCTCTCCTCCTGTCGGCCGGTCCAGACCGCCTCACCCCGCCCGCTCGCGCCCCCGTCCGCGGAGGCCGGCTATGTCGGGGCCGAGACGTGCAAGGGTTGCCACCAGGAGCAGTTCGAGAAGTTCAGCCACACGAAGATGGGACGGCTCTTTCTCCACCAGCCGCGCAACGAGTGGGAGCGCGCCGCCTGCGAGACCTGTCACGGCCCGGGCAAGGCGCACGTCGAGGCCGGCGGCGGGAAGGGCGTCGGCGGCCTGATCTCGTTCGGGAAGAAAGATCCGACGCCGGTCGAGCAGCGGAACGCCGTCTGCCTCACGTGCCACGAGCGGACCGCTCGCCTCTTCTGGCAGGGCAGCCCCCACGAGTCGCGGGACGTCGCCTGCACGAACTGCCACCGCATCATGGAAGACGTCTCGCCGAAGTTCCAGCTCGCCAAGGCGACCGAGATCGAGACCTGCGGGCAGTGCCACCTCGAGCGGCGGGCTCAGCAGATGCGCTCCTCCCACATGCCGCTGCGCGAAGGCAAGATGACCTGCACCTCGTGCCACAATCCCCACGGCTCGGTCACGCCCACCCTGCTCAAGGAGAACTCCGTCAACGACACCTGCTTCACCTGCCACGCCGAGAAGCGGGGGCCGTTCCTGTGGGAGCACGCGCCGGTGACGGAGAGCTGCACGAACTGTCACGATCCGCACGGCTCGAACCACGAGAACATGCTGAAGGTCGCCAAGCCGCGACTCTGCCAGCAGTGTCACGTCGAGACGCGGCACCCGACCCGCCCGTACGGCACGGACCCCGGCTCCCTGAAGTTCGTCCTCGGGCGGGCGTGTGCGAGCTGTCACGTCAACATCCACGGCTCGAACCATCCCTCGGGCTTCGCCTTCACCCGATAG
- a CDS encoding MtrB/PioB family outer membrane beta-barrel protein, whose translation MSARTARLVLAAVAVLGATGTASAQTPVFGLQIEGEVELGGRFYIDRPARENRAKLEEYRDLSEQPFGAFRLRLFRPDESYATELGGDKIGQDDQEFFLSTGRSGVWRFDFDWNQIPHLLSTNARLLASEPSPGVFTLPTPRPPLAAYNRAPTRDVGVQWDQGRFEFALTPTPDLDVKLEYTRIKKDGERPFSLAMGSPGGNFYEVLQPIDQTIHDARLRGTWAGGWWQVQGGYTLSLFTNDNQAVVADNPCFRLAACGADAAGPARGRSSLPPENMAQTVWLAGGVNLPMRTRVTANAAYSLRLQDDTFLPHTINPAISSRTLALPAQDLDGKVGTFLFNL comes from the coding sequence ATGTCGGCGCGGACGGCGCGGCTGGTCCTGGCGGCGGTGGCGGTGCTGGGCGCGACGGGGACGGCATCCGCCCAGACGCCGGTCTTCGGGCTGCAGATCGAGGGCGAGGTCGAGCTGGGCGGGCGATTCTACATCGACCGGCCGGCCAGGGAAAACCGGGCGAAGCTCGAGGAGTACCGCGACCTCTCGGAGCAGCCCTTCGGCGCCTTCCGCCTGCGGCTCTTCCGGCCGGACGAGAGCTACGCCACCGAGCTGGGCGGCGACAAGATCGGGCAGGACGACCAGGAGTTCTTCCTGTCCACGGGCCGCAGCGGCGTCTGGCGATTCGACTTCGACTGGAACCAGATTCCGCACCTGCTCTCGACCAATGCGCGGCTCCTCGCCAGTGAGCCGTCTCCCGGGGTCTTCACCCTGCCCACGCCCCGGCCCCCCCTGGCGGCGTACAACCGGGCGCCCACGCGCGACGTCGGCGTCCAGTGGGACCAGGGGCGCTTCGAATTCGCGCTGACCCCGACGCCGGACCTCGACGTCAAGCTCGAGTACACCCGGATCAAGAAGGACGGGGAGCGGCCCTTCAGCCTGGCGATGGGGAGCCCCGGCGGCAACTTCTACGAGGTGCTGCAGCCGATCGACCAGACGATCCACGACGCCCGCCTCCGCGGCACGTGGGCGGGCGGCTGGTGGCAGGTCCAGGGCGGCTACACCCTCTCCCTCTTCACCAACGACAACCAGGCGGTCGTGGCCGACAATCCCTGCTTCCGCCTCGCGGCCTGCGGCGCCGACGCGGCCGGCCCCGCCCGCGGCCGGTCGTCGCTGCCGCCGGAGAACATGGCGCAGACGGTCTGGCTGGCGGGTGGCGTGAACCTCCCGATGCGGACCCGGGTGACCGCCAACGCCGCCTACAGCCTCCGGCTGCAGGACGACACGTTCCTCCCCCACACCATCAACCCGGCGATCTCCTCCCGGACCCTGGCGCTTCCCGCCCAGGACCTCGACGGCAAGGTGGGGACGTTCCTGTTCAACCT